Proteins co-encoded in one Spirosoma endbachense genomic window:
- a CDS encoding phosphotriesterase family protein has translation MSFIRTVLGDISPAQAGTTYAHEHLIIEESFPTQANPDFLLNDIDKVSAELAQVYAAGGRTMVDTMPANCGRNVVKLAEVSRRTGIQIVVPTGIHLEMYYPRTHWRYQYSEDQLTRLFIADVEEGIDRYDYNGPVVERTPHKAGMIKLATGDDPVSAHQELIFRSVVNTHRETGVPILTHTNAGRHGLAQADLFAKLGADLSHVVLSHMDRCQDLTYHRELLKTGVRVEFDSAFRWKKGEENRTYQLLEALLPDFPEQITAGMDAARHTYWQSYGGSPGLTYLLTTFRDELAQRGLGDYWNRLMIDNPAALYSFRQPQ, from the coding sequence ATGTCATTTATTCGAACCGTTTTGGGTGACATTTCGCCTGCTCAGGCTGGCACTACGTATGCACACGAACATCTCATTATCGAGGAAAGCTTTCCGACACAGGCGAATCCGGATTTCCTGCTGAACGATATCGATAAGGTATCGGCAGAGTTGGCTCAGGTATACGCAGCTGGCGGGCGGACAATGGTCGATACGATGCCCGCCAACTGCGGTCGGAACGTAGTGAAACTGGCCGAAGTATCGCGTCGGACAGGGATTCAAATCGTCGTGCCAACGGGTATTCATCTGGAAATGTATTATCCTCGAACCCACTGGCGGTATCAGTATTCAGAAGATCAGTTAACGCGGCTGTTCATCGCCGATGTTGAGGAGGGCATTGATCGCTATGATTACAACGGTCCGGTGGTAGAGCGAACTCCGCACAAAGCCGGAATGATAAAGCTGGCAACCGGCGACGACCCGGTAAGTGCGCACCAGGAGCTAATTTTCAGGTCCGTTGTCAATACCCACCGCGAAACGGGGGTGCCAATTCTGACCCATACCAATGCTGGTCGTCACGGATTGGCTCAGGCCGATCTGTTCGCCAAACTTGGGGCTGATCTGAGCCACGTTGTCCTCTCACATATGGATCGCTGTCAGGACCTAACGTATCATCGGGAGCTGTTAAAAACGGGCGTCCGGGTTGAATTTGACAGTGCTTTCCGGTGGAAAAAAGGAGAAGAAAACCGGACTTACCAACTGTTAGAAGCTCTGCTCCCCGATTTTCCGGAGCAGATTACGGCCGGGATGGATGCCGCCCGACATACGTACTGGCAATCATACGGTGGCTCGCCAGGCTTAACATATCTGCTAACGACCTTCCGTGACGAACTGGCCCAACGCGGCCTCGGCGATTACTGGAACCGGTTGATGATCGACAACCCGGCCGCGCTTTACAGTTTTAGGCAACCGCAGTAA
- a CDS encoding Gfo/Idh/MocA family protein gives MNSRRRFLRQLSGTTALLAGSETLVNAGKLSRHSGSAHLITPLKPRSAADTINIGLIGAGIIGHYDLNCALKVPGTKVVAVADLYDPRLVRAKEVWGNDIITTRDYREVLTRKDVDAVLICVPDHWHDRISIEALRAGKHVYCEKPMIHHIDEGKAVIDAHKKSGKVFQVGSQRASSAAVLEAKKRYEAGDIGELTSVETFLDRTDALGAWQYTMPPSIDQKELDWDRFLGDAPKRPFQAERFFRWRNYKDYGTGVAGDLFVHLITGLHTITGSQGPTRIFALGDLNYWKDGRDAYDLVTAIMDYPKTDKNPSFQFTTRVNLATGAGGNIHTRLVGTEGVIDIGWNSFVLNQLKRPTAPMYSKGYDALFTYPQAMQEEFIRQYDQKYPAGQFTREIKNEPAITFNTPDGYDDRLDHMIVFFKAIRENNPSLVKEDAEFGLRAAAPSLAANLSADQRKVINWDPVGMNLIKTT, from the coding sequence ATGAATTCAAGACGAAGATTCCTCCGCCAGTTGAGCGGCACCACCGCACTGTTGGCAGGCAGTGAAACACTGGTGAACGCTGGGAAATTAAGTAGGCATTCCGGTTCCGCTCATTTGATTACCCCATTAAAACCCCGCTCAGCAGCCGATACGATTAACATTGGCCTCATTGGCGCGGGTATCATCGGCCATTACGACCTCAACTGTGCGCTAAAAGTGCCCGGCACGAAGGTCGTTGCAGTGGCTGATCTTTACGATCCGAGACTGGTTCGGGCGAAAGAGGTTTGGGGGAACGACATCATAACCACCCGCGACTATCGGGAAGTGCTGACCAGAAAAGACGTAGACGCCGTTCTGATTTGCGTGCCCGATCACTGGCATGACCGTATCTCGATTGAGGCACTCAGGGCGGGCAAGCATGTTTACTGCGAAAAGCCTATGATCCATCACATCGACGAAGGGAAAGCGGTGATCGATGCGCACAAAAAATCAGGAAAAGTCTTTCAGGTTGGCAGCCAGCGGGCAAGTAGCGCGGCTGTGCTGGAAGCGAAGAAACGATACGAAGCGGGTGATATTGGTGAACTGACATCCGTAGAAACATTTCTGGATCGGACGGATGCGTTAGGAGCCTGGCAATATACGATGCCGCCAAGCATCGACCAGAAGGAGTTGGATTGGGATCGGTTTCTTGGCGATGCCCCCAAACGCCCGTTCCAGGCCGAACGTTTTTTCCGTTGGCGAAACTACAAAGACTATGGAACAGGGGTTGCCGGTGATTTGTTTGTCCACCTCATTACCGGTCTGCACACCATTACGGGATCGCAGGGGCCGACCCGGATTTTTGCGCTTGGCGACCTGAATTACTGGAAAGATGGCCGGGATGCTTACGATCTGGTTACGGCCATTATGGACTATCCGAAAACCGACAAAAATCCGTCATTCCAGTTTACGACCCGCGTCAATCTGGCTACGGGTGCGGGTGGTAACATTCATACACGGTTGGTCGGGACAGAGGGCGTGATCGATATTGGCTGGAATTCGTTTGTGTTGAACCAGCTCAAACGCCCTACGGCTCCCATGTACAGTAAAGGGTATGATGCCCTGTTTACCTATCCGCAGGCCATGCAGGAGGAGTTTATTCGACAGTACGATCAGAAATATCCGGCTGGTCAGTTTACCCGCGAAATCAAAAACGAACCTGCCATTACGTTCAATACGCCCGATGGTTACGACGACCGACTCGATCACATGATCGTTTTCTTCAAGGCCATTCGGGAAAACAACCCATCCCTGGTAAAAGAAGACGCTGAATTTGGCTTGCGGGCGGCTGCTCCGTCGCTGGCTGCAAACTTAAGCGCCGATCAACGGAAGGTGATCAACTGGGACCCAGTGGGCATGAACCTGATTAAAACCACGTAA